The following coding sequences lie in one Changpingibacter yushuensis genomic window:
- a CDS encoding murein hydrolase activator EnvC family protein: MVRFKRIASAMGVCAIFLGGLTTATVASADDKSDLQAQQQQQEEELESLQSSLEGVDTDLQEIYIQLEETKTQIPIAESELKMAQSELAEAERDQQSVAAQLDAAQAELADISDAIVQGQEELETTRNNLGEIARSHYRGESVPSTMDILMGSDSTDDFLNYYAASEALTRSQSATLTEVEQASAQNLTRQARQKDVESQISDLLDQAKALVSEKADKESAAEQKASDLVALKESYESQSQTLASKKSDFQTSISGLEDSLDETEAAIAQIDKENAAAAAAAAANSSNNSNGSSGSNSSGSWIIPVVPAPLYVTSSFGMRDYPFGGYWMHNGVDLRSTCGEAQVAPANGTIAKVIPAAGNSTHGNQIYINLGVVNGSSWVAVTNHLSAFNVSVGQKVKQGDVIGWTGQTGQVTGCHVHMEVWKNGSVIDPMSLPGFTRRN, from the coding sequence ATGGTGAGATTCAAACGGATTGCATCAGCGATGGGGGTCTGTGCGATCTTCCTTGGGGGATTGACCACGGCAACCGTTGCTAGTGCGGACGATAAAAGCGACCTTCAAGCTCAGCAACAGCAACAAGAAGAAGAACTCGAATCGCTTCAGTCTTCGCTTGAGGGAGTAGACACGGATCTCCAAGAGATCTATATACAGCTTGAAGAGACCAAGACTCAGATACCGATAGCGGAGTCTGAGCTCAAGATGGCGCAGTCTGAGCTTGCCGAAGCCGAACGTGACCAGCAGAGTGTTGCGGCGCAATTGGATGCGGCTCAGGCGGAGCTTGCCGATATCTCGGATGCGATTGTTCAGGGCCAAGAGGAGCTTGAGACCACCCGGAACAACCTTGGTGAGATCGCGCGGTCACACTATCGCGGGGAATCGGTTCCATCGACCATGGACATACTCATGGGATCGGATTCCACTGATGACTTTCTCAATTACTATGCGGCCTCCGAGGCGCTCACTCGGTCTCAGTCAGCAACGCTGACTGAGGTCGAGCAGGCCTCTGCCCAGAATTTGACTCGGCAGGCGCGCCAAAAGGATGTGGAGTCCCAGATCAGCGACCTTTTGGATCAAGCGAAAGCACTTGTTAGCGAGAAGGCAGACAAGGAGTCAGCGGCGGAGCAGAAAGCCTCAGATTTGGTTGCTCTCAAGGAGAGCTACGAATCGCAATCACAGACGCTCGCGTCCAAGAAGTCCGATTTCCAGACGAGTATCAGTGGTCTAGAGGATTCGCTGGATGAGACCGAGGCTGCGATTGCGCAGATTGACAAAGAGAATGCGGCCGCCGCGGCCGCTGCTGCAGCCAACTCTTCGAACAACTCCAATGGTTCGTCCGGATCAAACTCATCTGGTTCATGGATCATTCCTGTGGTGCCAGCACCTCTCTATGTGACATCGTCTTTTGGAATGCGTGACTATCCATTTGGAGGGTACTGGATGCACAACGGCGTCGACCTTCGTTCGACGTGCGGGGAGGCTCAGGTGGCTCCGGCAAATGGAACGATCGCCAAAGTGATTCCTGCGGCGGGGAACTCCACACACGGTAATCAGATCTACATCAACCTTGGAGTGGTGAACGGATCGTCGTGGGTTGCAGTAACGAATCACCTTTCGGCGTTCAACGTATCGGTGGGGCAGAAGGTCAAACAAGGTGACGTTATTGGGTGGACTGGCCAGACCGGACAAGTGACAGGATGCCATGTGCACATGGAAGTCTGGAAGAACGGCAGTGTGATCGATCCGATGTCGCTTCCGGGATTCACTCGCCGCAACTGA
- the smpB gene encoding SsrA-binding protein SmpB — translation MKEVAVAKNTKLSQGEKAKEASDAKHVVARNKKARHDYSIEDTFEAGLALTGTEVKALRMGRASLVDSWVEIDRNGEAWLQGANIPIYAMGTWTNHAPTRKRKLLLHRDELSKLSNKVSAKGYTIVALELYFLRGRAKVEIALAQGKQEWDKRETLRRREADREAERAMASARRRARG, via the coding sequence ATGAAGGAGGTCGCTGTGGCGAAGAACACAAAACTCTCCCAAGGTGAGAAGGCTAAGGAAGCTTCGGATGCCAAGCATGTCGTCGCCCGCAATAAGAAGGCGCGTCACGACTATTCAATTGAGGACACCTTTGAAGCGGGACTGGCATTGACTGGTACCGAAGTGAAGGCGCTGAGAATGGGTCGTGCTTCCCTCGTGGATTCGTGGGTTGAAATCGATCGCAATGGCGAAGCGTGGCTTCAGGGTGCGAACATTCCGATCTACGCCATGGGAACGTGGACCAACCACGCTCCAACTCGCAAGCGCAAGCTTCTTCTTCATCGCGACGAACTGAGCAAGCTTTCAAACAAGGTTTCCGCGAAGGGCTATACCATCGTGGCGCTCGAACTGTACTTCCTGCGCGGCCGGGCTAAGGTTGAAATCGCTCTGGCTCAAGGAAAGCAGGAGTGGGACAAGCGCGAAACCCTTCGCCGGCGCGAGGCCGATCGCGAGGCCGAGCGCGCAATGGCAAGCGCGCGGCGGCGCGCCCGCGGTTAG
- a CDS encoding tyrosine-type recombinase/integrase, translating into MKKQGLPHGIAHWRDGYRVRITADGKQWYIGTYTTLTDAKAALAIANSEKARGIFVPPSHKRQARKELQAQEARDAVTVDQLFSRWIDHLTTNNRAVGTISSYSSLYTTHIQKTLGDKLVGEVSEDDIDDLVASWRSTPSRINPSASGNGFWINAVSALKGLFTFAVKKRIGGITTSPVKVVLPEASKSVRVDNGTEHVATPQEVDALAKAMPKDMALTVYFAAWCSMRMGEVLGLQRQDFVDLDSDYPRVRIQRQWNSKHKPSTYTEPKDGSARVETIPQFMVPMITEHLTAHVGKTPTSPMFPSPRDSRNPMTHSRLDSMWRTRRDKILPGFKFHDLRHTGLTTYAQTGATIQEIMDRGGHKSVEVAMRYQHTARERDKALTRQMNEIINASRS; encoded by the coding sequence ATGAAGAAACAAGGCCTTCCCCATGGAATCGCTCACTGGAGGGACGGGTATCGAGTACGAATCACCGCGGACGGCAAGCAGTGGTATATCGGCACCTATACCACGCTGACCGATGCGAAAGCTGCGCTCGCGATTGCCAACTCGGAAAAGGCACGAGGAATCTTCGTCCCACCATCACACAAGAGACAAGCACGAAAAGAACTCCAAGCTCAGGAAGCACGCGACGCCGTGACAGTCGATCAACTGTTTTCTCGCTGGATCGACCACCTGACAACCAACAACCGCGCAGTCGGGACAATATCGTCCTACTCCTCGCTGTACACCACCCACATCCAGAAGACACTCGGGGACAAGCTGGTGGGCGAAGTCAGCGAAGACGACATCGACGACCTCGTGGCGTCATGGCGCTCAACACCCTCCCGCATCAACCCTTCCGCATCAGGCAACGGATTCTGGATCAACGCCGTCTCGGCCCTCAAAGGACTCTTCACCTTCGCAGTGAAGAAGAGAATCGGTGGCATCACGACCAGCCCGGTCAAAGTTGTCCTGCCGGAAGCCTCCAAGTCAGTGCGGGTGGACAACGGCACGGAACACGTGGCAACGCCACAAGAAGTTGACGCGCTCGCGAAAGCCATGCCGAAGGATATGGCTCTCACCGTGTATTTTGCTGCATGGTGCTCGATGAGAATGGGCGAAGTCCTCGGACTACAACGTCAAGACTTCGTGGACTTAGACAGCGACTACCCACGTGTGCGCATCCAGAGGCAATGGAACTCCAAGCACAAGCCGTCCACGTACACCGAGCCGAAAGACGGATCAGCACGCGTTGAAACGATCCCTCAGTTCATGGTTCCCATGATCACCGAGCATCTCACAGCACATGTCGGCAAGACTCCCACATCCCCCATGTTTCCCAGCCCTCGAGACTCTCGAAACCCGATGACTCATTCGCGACTCGACTCGATGTGGAGGACGCGACGAGACAAGATTCTGCCAGGGTTCAAGTTCCACGACTTACGTCACACGGGGTTGACGACATACGCCCAAACAGGCGCGACAATCCAAGAGATCATGGACAGAGGTGGTCACAAGTCTGTCGAAGTGGCTATGCGTTACCAGCACACGGCCCGTGAACGCGACAAGGCGCTGACACGGCAAATGAACGAGATCATCAACGCCTCTCGATCCTGA
- a CDS encoding DNA methyltransferase, whose protein sequence is MNRHVLYEGDNLPILETLPSQSVDTIYIDPPYNTHVDREYRDDVTHEEWVSSIYARLVHAHRLLRPTGVIFVSIGDDELARLRLVLDEVFGEENFLRMLVWQSEGRTNGSFGLSGTDYILAFAKKKAKAMPWREPKPHVDEFMEITRREFESARMEGCSHPDEQAGVRMRAWARQHESWMTSWEFSHHGIPARPGPLTARSAANAYHYEVVGPDGTLYRPVSGWRLPKETFDALASQDLIMWNGIVPRRVLLLSEHRMAPPSTVFSNIQRNPGTHLRRLMGRHVFDSPKDYRVLMRWIDMVTPEGGTVLDFYCGTGSTVEAVVRLNEQGHAYTVIGIEDTMFDVLWERTSAVLSGISSDDVKVGERLDQPLDVILSTGQTHHLI, encoded by the coding sequence GTGAACAGGCACGTCCTCTACGAAGGAGACAACCTCCCCATCCTAGAGACCCTTCCATCACAGTCCGTGGACACGATCTACATTGACCCTCCCTACAACACGCACGTTGATCGGGAATACCGTGATGATGTCACTCATGAGGAGTGGGTCTCATCCATCTATGCTCGACTCGTCCACGCGCACAGACTCCTTCGCCCCACGGGGGTCATCTTCGTCTCCATCGGGGATGATGAGCTTGCCCGGCTGCGTCTTGTTTTGGATGAGGTGTTTGGTGAAGAGAACTTCCTGCGGATGCTCGTGTGGCAGTCCGAAGGGCGCACGAACGGCTCGTTTGGACTGTCCGGGACCGACTACATCCTTGCCTTTGCGAAGAAGAAAGCGAAGGCGATGCCGTGGAGAGAACCCAAACCCCACGTCGATGAGTTCATGGAGATTACCCGCAGAGAGTTCGAGTCCGCCCGTATGGAAGGGTGTTCTCATCCGGACGAACAGGCCGGGGTGCGTATGCGTGCGTGGGCACGCCAACACGAATCATGGATGACATCATGGGAGTTCTCCCACCACGGGATCCCTGCCCGGCCGGGGCCGCTGACCGCCCGCAGCGCCGCCAACGCCTACCACTATGAGGTGGTGGGTCCAGATGGAACCCTCTACCGTCCTGTGTCCGGGTGGCGTCTGCCGAAAGAGACATTTGACGCCTTGGCCAGCCAAGACCTCATCATGTGGAACGGGATTGTCCCCCGAAGGGTTCTCCTTCTGAGTGAACACCGCATGGCTCCCCCGTCTACTGTCTTCTCCAACATCCAACGCAACCCGGGCACCCACCTGCGTCGCCTCATGGGGCGCCACGTGTTCGATTCTCCCAAGGACTATCGCGTCCTCATGCGATGGATCGACATGGTGACTCCCGAAGGTGGAACCGTTCTCGACTTCTACTGTGGGACGGGCTCGACTGTTGAGGCTGTCGTACGGCTGAACGAGCAGGGACACGCTTACACGGTTATCGGTATCGAAGACACGATGTTCGATGTGTTGTGGGAACGCACATCTGCTGTCCTGTCTGGCATCTCATCCGACGACGTGAAGGTCGGTGAACGTCTCGATCAGCCGTTGGATGTCATTCTCTCCACCGGACAAACTCACCATCTCATCTAG
- a CDS encoding DUF3854 domain-containing protein → MSFYQPRDYPWIDPDHSGAAKLSTSAVAPLVALARGYASYTSKTVDELCKPLGIKTKNSARWHQMSDSAATGDMLYMPWYRVDDVDGSPVGQAPSTFWQYRPKRPIMTGDSDKGQKYINPAKVPTALDTHPATPTTLVRASKSVLFTEGLLKADSALTAALIDSGTSVGDLKVREGEDTAAARKRLNSYMAKLDVLIIAFVGVANWHSHYEWTSLRLNDRVAYMCFDADVATNPHVWKQANSLTQFLEEHRKVSSVGLLTLPDATGKQGIDDFFAGGHTWSDMFDFVGPLPSRPHSDADDYRPGQWRVTEDGAATEEAYATKDGTILFRPQIDIGGRISRNSLTRVPEDNEVRTGILAPPREGVTAEESSDTIVDIELSWKEGETVCTATVTGPSEILQALPKDWSRLGASVPASVKMLEQWPPESQKWVSAIKANRREEVISATRWGRMGWVPTNDGKPEFIIGNERVSTEGIFHDADTVSAVIDDDPDYGLTGASKFGVIAPPRATDWRTQALKDAREVITAYLGDGTTPGAWAQSVHGAIALALMARPAIPVRSKIVPYLYGPPASGKSWTAAAIMMGWQSHPGTWTNTSLSGSARDTVAATEISVSRAPVWVMDDLAPSVNRMKAEREADALGDLIRSVHDTNPKKRSSRGLNLQKTHSPSALFLVTAENPPTISSIMSRISPIHFESHSLVGIDTIEDLGKRGVQSRLIGAYLRYLAGLSEGPESRGWERSVYRAYLQYRDGIDIEVLMDDPEYDLYVATLHEGPFSTSTLNDSGTVHFQLQGLNTIIRSILLEEFPEISSGDLERLIVSTSDICISLLAFLTFVHGLYSDSNDYRKIVYVDTVPSESDEPWMTHITKYLDVGLSRGEVNKQSPLLDIARYFARSVLSQNTSKPGASLVEALRDVLSSGKANLLDLAASSTAPAVDDVDPALVGWVPDGGGGYRPGGDSIGFVTERDGRAIALLNPGVAFDVAQRRFPKRIPYGTTSLSSWSSVWNEGLAYTIEDGGWAREDNRVTVRMRSGGETSSRLRVVPLELSVLLSGGIL, encoded by the coding sequence ATGAGCTTCTACCAGCCACGTGACTACCCATGGATCGACCCTGACCACTCCGGAGCGGCCAAACTCTCCACGTCTGCCGTCGCACCTCTCGTTGCCCTCGCACGCGGATACGCCTCCTACACGTCGAAGACCGTCGATGAGCTGTGCAAGCCCTTGGGAATCAAGACGAAGAACTCGGCCCGATGGCATCAGATGTCCGACTCGGCAGCCACGGGAGACATGCTCTACATGCCTTGGTACCGCGTTGACGATGTCGATGGCTCGCCCGTCGGACAGGCCCCTTCGACCTTCTGGCAGTACCGCCCGAAGCGACCGATCATGACCGGGGATTCCGACAAGGGGCAGAAGTACATCAATCCTGCCAAGGTCCCCACGGCGCTGGATACCCACCCAGCGACCCCCACAACGCTCGTACGCGCCTCTAAGAGCGTTTTGTTTACCGAGGGGCTACTCAAGGCCGATTCGGCCCTCACAGCGGCTCTCATCGACTCTGGGACATCCGTGGGCGACCTCAAGGTGCGCGAGGGCGAGGATACGGCCGCAGCACGCAAGCGTCTGAACTCGTACATGGCAAAGCTCGACGTGCTCATCATCGCCTTCGTAGGGGTTGCCAACTGGCACAGCCACTACGAGTGGACATCTCTGCGTCTGAACGATCGCGTGGCCTACATGTGCTTCGACGCTGACGTCGCCACCAACCCGCACGTGTGGAAGCAGGCCAACAGCCTCACCCAGTTCCTCGAAGAACACCGCAAAGTCTCCTCCGTCGGACTACTCACCCTGCCCGACGCCACAGGCAAGCAGGGCATTGACGACTTTTTCGCCGGCGGACACACGTGGTCCGACATGTTCGATTTCGTCGGACCTCTGCCCTCGCGTCCACATTCGGATGCTGACGATTACCGGCCCGGACAATGGCGCGTGACCGAGGATGGGGCGGCGACCGAAGAAGCCTATGCGACCAAGGACGGGACTATTCTCTTCCGTCCCCAGATCGACATTGGTGGACGCATCTCGCGCAACTCGCTCACCCGAGTTCCTGAAGACAACGAGGTTCGTACCGGCATTCTTGCCCCTCCCCGGGAGGGCGTAACAGCCGAAGAATCCTCCGACACGATCGTGGACATCGAGCTCTCGTGGAAGGAAGGCGAGACGGTCTGCACGGCCACCGTGACCGGCCCGTCGGAGATTCTTCAAGCCCTCCCCAAGGACTGGTCCCGTCTGGGCGCGAGTGTCCCAGCATCGGTCAAGATGCTCGAACAGTGGCCACCGGAAAGCCAGAAGTGGGTTTCGGCCATCAAAGCCAATCGGCGTGAAGAAGTCATCAGTGCCACCCGGTGGGGACGCATGGGGTGGGTGCCCACAAACGATGGCAAACCCGAGTTCATCATCGGCAACGAGCGAGTGAGCACCGAAGGTATTTTTCATGACGCCGACACCGTCTCGGCAGTCATTGACGACGACCCAGACTATGGCCTGACTGGAGCATCTAAGTTCGGTGTCATCGCCCCTCCTCGCGCAACTGACTGGCGCACCCAGGCTCTCAAGGATGCCCGCGAAGTTATCACCGCCTATTTGGGGGATGGAACGACGCCGGGGGCATGGGCTCAGAGCGTACATGGCGCCATTGCGCTTGCTCTCATGGCCCGCCCAGCCATCCCCGTGCGCTCGAAGATCGTGCCCTACCTGTACGGGCCACCAGCCTCCGGCAAGTCGTGGACGGCAGCCGCCATCATGATGGGGTGGCAGTCCCATCCCGGCACATGGACGAACACGTCTTTGTCTGGGTCGGCCCGCGACACTGTGGCGGCAACCGAGATTTCCGTCTCCCGCGCCCCTGTGTGGGTCATGGACGACCTCGCTCCTTCGGTCAACCGAATGAAGGCTGAGCGGGAAGCTGATGCCCTCGGTGACCTCATCCGCTCCGTCCATGACACCAACCCGAAGAAGCGCTCGTCACGTGGCCTCAACCTGCAAAAGACCCACTCCCCTTCGGCGCTCTTCCTCGTAACGGCGGAGAACCCACCCACCATCTCCTCGATCATGTCGCGCATCTCTCCCATCCATTTCGAAAGCCATTCTCTCGTCGGCATCGACACCATCGAAGACCTGGGCAAACGTGGGGTCCAGTCGCGTCTCATCGGTGCCTACCTGCGCTATCTGGCCGGCCTCTCAGAGGGCCCTGAGTCGCGCGGATGGGAGCGCAGTGTGTACCGCGCATACCTCCAGTATCGCGACGGCATCGACATTGAGGTCCTCATGGATGACCCCGAGTACGACCTGTATGTGGCTACCCTCCATGAAGGCCCCTTCTCCACGTCCACGTTGAACGATTCGGGAACTGTCCATTTTCAACTTCAGGGATTGAACACCATCATTCGATCCATTCTTCTCGAGGAGTTCCCCGAGATTTCCTCGGGAGATCTCGAACGCCTCATCGTCTCGACAAGCGATATTTGTATCTCACTTCTCGCTTTCCTTACGTTTGTCCATGGCCTGTATTCAGATTCGAATGACTATAGAAAAATCGTGTATGTCGACACCGTTCCATCCGAATCCGACGAGCCGTGGATGACCCACATCACCAAGTATCTTGATGTCGGTTTGTCTCGCGGAGAGGTCAATAAACAATCTCCGCTTCTCGACATTGCCCGTTACTTCGCACGATCCGTCCTCAGTCAGAACACATCCAAGCCGGGAGCCTCCCTTGTGGAAGCGCTGCGCGACGTCCTTTCAAGTGGGAAGGCGAACCTTCTCGATCTGGCCGCCAGCTCGACAGCGCCCGCAGTCGATGATGTCGATCCGGCACTCGTGGGTTGGGTTCCCGATGGTGGCGGCGGGTATCGTCCAGGAGGAGACTCCATCGGGTTTGTCACCGAACGGGATGGCCGGGCCATTGCACTCTTGAATCCGGGCGTCGCTTTTGATGTGGCTCAACGCCGCTTCCCCAAGCGCATTCCGTATGGCACGACATCCCTATCTTCGTGGTCGAGCGTATGGAATGAAGGCCTCGCCTACACTATCGAAGACGGAGGGTGGGCGCGTGAAGACAACCGTGTCACTGTCCGAATGAGAAGTGGCGGTGAGACATCCTCCCGTCTTCGCGTTGTTCCCCTCGAGCTGAGCGTTCTCTTGAGCGGGGGCATCCTGTGA
- a CDS encoding IS1380 family transposase, with the protein MKKTTGFYPAVSPKVRPSSAVGQAGGALLVETVGALGLEGTLSRALAPWRKPLSSHDPAKIVLDLALTLALGGDCLADINMVRCEPGVYGRVASDPTVSRVIQTLAGDADKAVRAINKARACVRERAWDLAGSQAPDHGCTAKKPLIIDLDATLLTSHSDKEQAAPTFKRGYGFHPLCAFVDHGEGGTGEPLAVLLRPGNAGSNTARDHIQVIRSALAQLPGHSPKWRGNKSVLVRTDGAGATHDLTKWLTTRRLSYSLEFTLPHDTPDLLHQLPQEAWSPALDADGQVRQGAWVAELTGVMDLTSWPTGMRVIVRKERPHPGAQLRFEDVDGMRITAFATNTTPGGPHQQIPDLELRHRRRARCEDRIRLAKETGLRNLPLYSFNQNRIWVHIVQLALDLTAWMQTLALTHHEARRWEVKRLRYRLYQVPAVLTRHARARILNLADHHPYASLLADAITTLRSLTPTLDTS; encoded by the coding sequence GTGAAGAAGACTACCGGGTTCTACCCTGCCGTGTCCCCCAAGGTCCGTCCCTCGAGCGCGGTGGGCCAGGCGGGCGGCGCGCTCCTGGTGGAGACCGTGGGAGCCCTCGGATTGGAGGGGACCTTGTCGCGTGCCTTGGCCCCGTGGCGCAAGCCCCTGTCCTCCCACGACCCCGCCAAGATCGTCCTCGACCTGGCGCTCACTCTCGCCCTGGGTGGGGACTGTCTGGCTGACATCAACATGGTCCGCTGTGAGCCGGGTGTCTATGGGCGCGTGGCCTCAGATCCCACGGTCTCGCGGGTGATCCAGACCCTGGCCGGTGATGCCGACAAAGCCGTGCGGGCCATCAACAAGGCTCGCGCCTGCGTGCGGGAGCGGGCGTGGGATCTTGCCGGGTCCCAGGCACCCGACCACGGGTGCACGGCGAAAAAGCCGCTCATCATCGACCTGGACGCCACGTTGCTCACTTCCCACTCGGACAAGGAGCAGGCTGCGCCGACGTTCAAGAGGGGATACGGATTCCATCCCTTGTGTGCCTTCGTTGACCACGGGGAGGGCGGGACGGGGGAGCCGCTGGCCGTACTACTGCGCCCCGGCAACGCCGGCAGCAACACTGCCCGCGATCACATCCAGGTCATCCGCTCCGCCCTGGCCCAACTGCCCGGACACTCACCCAAATGGAGGGGCAACAAGAGTGTCCTGGTCCGCACCGACGGGGCCGGCGCCACCCATGACCTCACCAAGTGGCTCACCACGCGGCGCCTGTCCTACTCATTGGAGTTCACGCTGCCCCACGACACCCCCGACCTCCTCCACCAACTGCCCCAGGAAGCGTGGAGTCCAGCCCTGGACGCCGACGGCCAAGTCAGGCAGGGGGCGTGGGTCGCGGAACTCACCGGAGTCATGGACCTCACCTCATGGCCCACAGGTATGCGCGTCATCGTGCGGAAAGAACGCCCCCACCCCGGAGCTCAGTTGCGTTTCGAGGATGTGGACGGCATGAGGATCACGGCGTTTGCCACCAACACGACACCCGGTGGACCCCACCAGCAGATCCCTGACCTGGAACTGCGTCACCGGCGTCGGGCCCGCTGTGAGGACCGCATACGCCTGGCCAAGGAAACGGGGCTACGCAACCTGCCCTTGTACTCCTTCAACCAGAACCGCATCTGGGTCCACATCGTCCAACTCGCACTCGACCTCACCGCCTGGATGCAGACCCTCGCCCTCACCCACCACGAGGCCCGCAGGTGGGAGGTCAAACGGCTGAGGTACCGCCTCTACCAGGTCCCAGCCGTCCTCACCCGCCACGCCCGAGCGCGCATCCTCAACCTCGCCGACCACCATCCCTACGCCAGCCTTCTGGCCGATGCGATCACCACACTCCGCTCCCTGACACCGACCCTCGACACCAGCTGA